One Aethina tumida isolate Nest 87 chromosome 5, icAetTumi1.1, whole genome shotgun sequence genomic window carries:
- the LOC109609601 gene encoding uncharacterized protein LOC109609601, with the protein MSSINERKIRDVRDLWNVNKEIDQCDRENHPKVDADRHKHKYKTLERHLSMKKTIRKKMMRDLREIGDATEDNNSQNQPGGFLDQIKNDQPPPANIDKPSLWKRLTKGWGH; encoded by the coding sequence ATGTCTTCAATAAACGAGCGTAAGATCAGGGATGTGCGCGACCTGTGGAACGTCAACAAAGAGATAGACCAGTGCGACCGCGAGAACCACCCCAAAGTCGACGCGGACCGACACAAACACAAATACAAAACCCTCGAACGGCATCTCAGCATGAAAAAAACCATCCGGAAGAAAATGATGCGAGACCTGAGGGAGATCGGCGACGCCACCGAAGACAACAACAGCCAGAATCAACCAGGAGGGTTTTTGGACCAGATCAAGAACGACCAGCCACCCCCCGCGAACATCGACAAACCGAGTCTTTGGAAGAGACTCACCAAAGGTTGGGGCCATTAG
- the LOC109609568 gene encoding CD63 antigen-like: MAYQMDLDVGMKCIKYMLFVANFMFVMIGFLLISIGTTIEAIYRDFEVFMESHFFSPAALCVAIGVIIFFVALFGCLGALKESTCLVNTFAYCLIVILILEISASIAAYAMRNDLKGYLRSNMNDSLDVYIISAEDKEGWDNMQKTLSCCGIESSQDFTRKNISIPDSCRSCDQENCTQEQPLYKSGCLDRLTYLVSECALLLGIGALCVSFIQILGIVFAKMLAKSIRKLKTERLVQREENRRRIYQQWTENNAQQEKASHSEA; the protein is encoded by the exons ATGGCCTACCAAATGGATTTGGACGTTGGCATGAAGTGCATCAAGTACATGCTCTTCGTGGCCAATTTTATGTTTGTG ATGATTGGATTTTTGTTGATATCCATAGGAACAACCATCGAGGCAATTTATAGAGACTTCGAAGTGTTTATGGAAAGTCACTTCTTCAGTCCTGCAGCACTTTGCGTCGCAATTGGAGTCATTATTTTCTTCGTGGCACTTTTCGGATGTCTCGGTGCCCTCAAGGAGAGCACCTGTCTCGTCAACACT tttgccTATTgtttgattgttattttgattttggaGATTTCGGCCTCCATTGCTGCTTATGCTATGAGGAATGACCTGAAGGGCTACCTTAGGTCCAACATGAACGACTCTTTGGATGTCTACATTATTAGTGCGGAAGATAAGGAAGGTTGGGACAACATGcaaaaaact TTGAGTTGCTGTGGAATAGAATCGTCACAAGATTTtaccagaaaaaatattagtatccCAGATTCTTGTCGCAGCTGCGATCAAGAGAACTGCACCCAAGAGCAACCTTTATATAAATCTGGTTGTCTGGATAGATTGACTTACCTTGTCTCTGAATGTGCATTGCTCCTTGGGATTGGAGCCCTTTGCGTTTCCTTCATTCAA ATTTTGGGAATTGTTTTTGCCAAAATGTTGGCGAAATCGATCAGGAAATTGAAGACGGAACGTTTGGTGCAGCGCGAGGAAAACAGACGCAGGATTTACCAACAGTGGACCGAGAACAACGCACAACAAGAGAAAGCTTCCCACTCAGaagcataa
- the LOC109609567 gene encoding calcium-binding protein E63-1 isoform X2 yields MDLKTTRRRSSIKKEFSEKELQDLRTAFELLDRNQDGRVTSREFRIMLVNLGIEIKEDVVEEIIRKASHQGKELIDENDFLTFVKQIQQLRPGLSEEDHQRDLKAAFQVFDMDNDGFITRDELRIAMEMIGETVTEEQLTQFIVIADTDKDGRINYEEFSKLLS; encoded by the exons ATGGATTTAAAAACCACAAGACGAAGA agCTCAATTAAGAAAGAATTCAGCGAAAAAGAACTTCAAG ACTTGCGAACAGCTTTCGAATTATTGGACAGAAATCAGGATGGTAGGGTCACATCCAGAGAATTTAGAATAATGTTAGTCAATTTAGGCATTGAAATTAAAGAAGACGTTGTGGAGGAGATCATAAGGAAAGCCAGTCACCAAG gcAAAGAACTGATAGATGAAAACGATTTCTTGACTTTTGTTAAGCAAATTCAACAGTTACGTCCGGGTTTGAGCGAGGAGGATCATCAAAGAGACCTGAAGGCCGCTTTCCAAGTCTTCGACATGGATAACGATGGATTTATAACCAGGGATGAGCTGAGAATCGCCATGGAAATGATAGGCGAAACCGTTACTGAAGAACAACTTACACAGTTTATTGTGATTGCCGACACTGATAAAGATGGACGCATCAACTATGAAG aattttcaaAGTTGTTATCGTAA
- the LOC109609567 gene encoding calcium-binding protein E63-1 isoform X1, with the protein MDLKTTRRRVPKKSNLQAESQEISTTSSIKKEFSEKELQDLRTAFELLDRNQDGRVTSREFRIMLVNLGIEIKEDVVEEIIRKASHQGKELIDENDFLTFVKQIQQLRPGLSEEDHQRDLKAAFQVFDMDNDGFITRDELRIAMEMIGETVTEEQLTQFIVIADTDKDGRINYEEFSKLLS; encoded by the exons ATGGATTTAAAAACCACAAGACGAAGA GTTCCCAAAAAATCAAACCTACAAGCCGAAAGTCAAGAAATATCAACAACG agCTCAATTAAGAAAGAATTCAGCGAAAAAGAACTTCAAG ACTTGCGAACAGCTTTCGAATTATTGGACAGAAATCAGGATGGTAGGGTCACATCCAGAGAATTTAGAATAATGTTAGTCAATTTAGGCATTGAAATTAAAGAAGACGTTGTGGAGGAGATCATAAGGAAAGCCAGTCACCAAG gcAAAGAACTGATAGATGAAAACGATTTCTTGACTTTTGTTAAGCAAATTCAACAGTTACGTCCGGGTTTGAGCGAGGAGGATCATCAAAGAGACCTGAAGGCCGCTTTCCAAGTCTTCGACATGGATAACGATGGATTTATAACCAGGGATGAGCTGAGAATCGCCATGGAAATGATAGGCGAAACCGTTACTGAAGAACAACTTACACAGTTTATTGTGATTGCCGACACTGATAAAGATGGACGCATCAACTATGAAG aattttcaaAGTTGTTATCGTAA
- the LOC126265726 gene encoding calreticulin, with product MRGCLLSFVVCAFVCAALADVYLEEKFQDDSWEKNWIYSKHPGKEFGKFVRTAGKFFHDEEEDKGIQTSEDARFYALSRKFKPFATEGKDLVVQFTVKHEQNIDCGGGYVKVFDCSLNQEDMHGESPYRLMFGPDICGPGTKKVHVILNYKDKNVLINKDIRCKDDVYTHAYTLIIRPDNTYEVQIDGEKVEGGELEADWDLLPPKKIKDPEAKKPEDWDDRATIPDPDDTKPEDWDKPEHIPDPEATKPDDWDDEMDGEWEPPMIDNPEYKGEWQPKQIDNPAYKGAWVHPEIDNPEYTPDDSLYKQKEICAVGFDLWQVKSGTIFDNVLITDDVEYAKKALDGLKEKQEGEKKVKEEQEKAEREANKEEEKKDDADDDEDEDDEEDEKPVVEETEHDEL from the exons ATGAGGGGGTGTTTATTGAGTTTTGTGGTATGTGCGTTCGTTTGTGCTGCGCTCGCGGACGTATATCTTGAAGAAAAATTCCAAGATG ATTCGTGGGAGAAGAACTGGATTTACAGCAAACATCCCGGCAAGGAGTTCGGCAAGTTCGTGAGGACGGCCGGCAAGTTCTTCCACGACGAGGAAGAGGATAAAG GTATTCAAACGTCAGAAGATGCCCGTTTCTACGCACTCAGTAGGAAGTTCAAGCCATTCGCCACCGAAGGTAAAGATTTGGTCGTACAGTTCACCGTCAAACACGAACAGAACATCGACTGCGGTGGTGGATACGTCAAAGTATTCGACTGCTCTCTGAACCAAGAAGACATGCACGGCGAATCTCCCTACAGACTCATGTTCGGACccgacatctgcggaccaggCACCAAAAAAGTGCACGTCATCCTCAACTACAAGGACAAGAACGTCCTCATCAACAAAGACATCAGATGCAAG gaTGACGTTTACACCCACGCGTACACTTTGATCATTCGCCCCGACAACACGTACGAAGTGCAAATCGACGGCGAGAAGGTCGAAGGTGGCGAACTGGAAGCCGACTGGGACCTGTTGCCGCCCAAGAAGATCAAGGACCCCGAGGCCAAGAAACCCGAGGACTGGGACGACCGTGCGACCATCCCCGACCCAGACGACACCAAACCCGAAGACTGGGACAAGCCAGAACACATCCCCGACCCAGAAGCTACCAAGCCCGATGATTGGGACGACGAAATGGACGGCGAATGGGAACCACCAATGATCGACAATCCCGAGTACAAGGGCGAATGGCAACCTAAACAAATCGACAATCCGGCTTACAAGGGCGCTTGGGTGCATCCGGAGATCGACAATCCGGAATACACGCCTGATGACAGTTTGTACAAGCAGAAGGAGATCTGCGCAGTAGGTTTCGATCTGTGGCAAGTCAAGTCCGGTACGATTTTCGATAACGTCTTGATCACCGACGATGTCGAGTACGCCAAGAAGGCTTTGGACGGTTTGAAGGAAAAGCAAGAGGGCGAGAAGAAGGTCAAGGAGGAACAGGAGAAGGCTGAAAGGGAAGCCAACAAGGAAGAAGAGAAGAAGGATGATGCTGATGATGATGAGGATGAAGATGATGAAGAAGATGAGAAACCAGTTGTAgag GAAACTGAGCATGATGAGCTGTAG
- the LOC109609548 gene encoding endoplasmin, producing the protein MKKLGLVVVALIFIAGCAKAEEDPLVQGTVEKVDLDLGASRDGSRTDDEVVQREEEAIKLDGLNVAQLKELRERAEKFTFQTEVNRMMKLIINSLYRNKEIFLRELISNASDALDKIRMLSLTDKSVLDSTPDMNIRIKADKEAGMLHITDTGIGMTKEDLVNNLGTIAKSGTAEFLSKMQDASSAQDMNDMIGQFGVGFYSAFLVADKVIVTTKHNSDKQYIWESDSSSFSIVEDPRGDSLKRGSTISLQLKPEAKDFLDLSNIRNLVKKYSQFINFPIYLWADRTETVEEPLDEDTPEKESKPEEEDEDAAVEEEKEDEKPKTKKVEKTVWDWELLNDSKPIWTRKPSEVEDSEYDEFYKALTKDSKEPLTKIHFVAEGEVTFKSLLYIPKVQPSESFNRYGTKTDNIKLYVRRVFITDEFNDMMPSYLSFVQGVVDSDDLPLNVSRETLQQHKLIKVIKKKLVRKVLDMLKKIPEEDYAKFWKEFSTNIKLGTIEDPSNRTRLAKLLMFYTSNGEELTNLADYVKRMKPKQEKIFYIAGSSKEEVKKSPFVERLLRKGYEVLYLVEAVDEYAISAIPEFEGKKFQNVAKEGFSLTEAEGGKEQLEELKKTFEPLTKWLNDDALKDQIAKATISERLSDSPCALVASMFGWTGNMERLAISNAHQKSDDPQRSYYLSQKKTLEVNPRHPLIKELLKRVNDDPADPTAKDMALMLFRTATLRSGYMLRETADFAQSIEVMMRKTLGVPIDEQVEDEEDIPEDGIPDDENGDIKDDEHDEL; encoded by the exons ATGAAGAAACTGGGGCTCGTTGTGGTCGCCCTCATTTTCATTGCGG gcTGTGCAAAAGCAGAAGAGGATCCTCTGGTGCAGGGGACTGTGGAAAAAGTCGACTTGGATCTTGGAGCAAGCAGAGATGGATCACGAACAG atGATGAAGTTGTTCAAAGGGAGGAGGAAGCAATCAAATTGGATGGTCTCAATGTTGCTCAGTTGAAGGAATTGAGGGAAAGAGCTGAGAAGTTTACATTCCAAACTGAAGTGAACCGTATGATGAAGctcattattaattctttgtaTAGAAATAAAGAG attttccTGAGGGAATTGATCTCAAACGCCTCAGACGCCCTAGATAAAATCCGCATGTTATCCCTCACAGACAAGAGTGTTTTGGACTCGACGCCGGACATGAACATCCGCATTAAAGCGGACAAAGAGGCGGGAATGTTGCACATAACCGACACCGGAATCGGCATGACCAAGGAGgatttagttaataatcttGGAACCATTGCTAAATCTGGAACTGCCGAGTTTTTGAGCAAGATGCAAGACGCCTCTTCTGCTCAAGACATGAATGATATGATAGGACAATTTGGCGTTGGTTTTTATTCTGCTTTTTTGGTCGCCGACAAGGTGATCGTCACCACCAAACACAACAGCGACAAACAATACATTTGGGAGAGCGACTCTTCTAGTTTTAGCATCGTTGAAGATCCCAGAGGAGACAGTTTAAAGAGAG GTTCTACAATTAGTTTGCAATTGAAACCAGAAGCCAAAGACTTTTTGGACTTGAGCAACATCCGCAATCTGGTCAAGAAATACTCGCAGTTCATCAACTTCCCAATTTACTTGTGGGCAGACCGTACTGAAACCGTGGAAGAACCACTAGACGAAGACACCCCTGAAAAAGAATCAAAGCCTGAAGAGGAAGACGAAGATGCGGCCGTGGAAGAGGAGAAGGAGGACGAGAAACCCAAGACGAAAAAGGTGGAGAAGACCGTCTGGGACTGGGAACTGTTGAACGACAGCAAGCCGATCTGGACCCGAAAACCGTCCGAAGTCGAAGACTCCGAATACGACGAGTTCTACAAAGCCCTGACCAAAGATTCCAAGGAGCCGCTGACTAAAATCCATTTTGTGGCTGAAGGAGAGGTGACTTTCAAATCACTTTTGTACATTCCCAAAGTCCAGCCGTCCGAAAGCTTCAACCGTTACGGCACCAAGACCGACAACATTAAGCTTTACGTCAGGAGAGTCTTCATCACGGACGAGTTCAACGACATGATGCCCTCGTACTTGAGTTTCGTGCAAGGTGTCGTCGATTCGGACGATTTGCCACTGAATGTGTCACGTGAGACCTTGCAACAGCACAAGCTCATCAaggttattaaaaagaaattggtGCGTAAAGTCTTAGATATGCTTAAGAAAATTCCCGAAGAGGATTACGCCAAATTCTGGAAGGAGTTCTCGACCAACATTAAACTGGGAACCATTGAAGACCCCAGCAATCGTACCAGGCTGGCCAAACTGTTGATGTTCTACACCTCAAACGGCGAAGAACTCACCAATCTGGCCGACTACGTCAAGAGAATGAAGCCTAAACAAGAAAAGATCTTCTACATCGCCGGCTCTTCCAAAGAGGAGGTGAAAAAGTCTCCGTTCGTTGAACGATTGTTGCGCAAAGGCTACGAAGTACTGTACTTGGTGGAGGCCGTGGATGAGTACGCAATCTCAGCCATCCCTGAATTCGAGGGCAAGAAATTCCAGAACGTGGCCAAAGAAGGATTCTCTTTAACCGAAGCTGAAGGGGGCAAAGAACAATTGGAGGAGCTGAAAAAAACCTTCGAACCCTTGACCAAGTGGCTGAACGACGACGCCTTGAAGGATCAAATCGCCAAGGCCACAATTTCGGAAAGGCTGAGCGACTCACCATGCGCCTTGGTGGCCAGCATGTTCGGCTGGACCGGCAACATGGAACGTCTGGCCATTTCCAACGCGCATCAAAAGTCCGATGACCCCCAAAGATCTTACTATTTGAGCCAGAAGAAGACGTTGGAGGTTAACCCGAGACATCCACTCATTAAGGAACTGTTGAAAAGGGTGAACGACGATCCGGCCGATCCGACCGCCAAGGATATGGCACTTATGCTGTTCAGAACTGCCACTTTAAGATCTGGTTATATGTTAAGGGAGACGGCTGATTTTGCTCAGAGCATCGAGGTGATGATGAGGAAGACGCTCGGCGTGCCAATCGACGAACAAGTTGAAGATGAGGAAGACATACCTGAAGATGGCATTCCAGATGATGAGAATGGCGATATTAAAGACGATGAACATGATGAATTGTAA
- the LOC109609564 gene encoding magnesium transporter NIPA2 → MPSVTKQIQPQLLTTKEFYLGLTLAISSSLFIGSSFIIKKISLQRLNKNGNLRAGAGGFGYLKDWLWWLGLLTMGVGELANFAAYAFAPASLVTPLGALSVLVSSILADCVLNEKLKKTAKIGGLLCIVGSTIMVYFAPKEEQAETLDEFFQNVQNTAFVQYVVIILVISMAIICCVGPKYGNRYASVYITLCSAIGSLSVVASKGLGLAIKSHLTDGSSDSLSLLSVILLVVIVVTCILIQMDYLNKALDIFSINVVTPIYYVMFTTLVIVASAILFKEWRTMTELHIFGALFGFFTVVGAVILLNGQKDYEPVPLNKGFNHTYGSSYNA, encoded by the exons ATGCCGTCAGTAACGAAACAAATTCAGCCGCAGTTGCTGACAACAAAAGAATTTTACCTAGGTTTAACGTTAGCAATCAGTTCGTCCCTTTTTATAGGCAGCAgctttattattaagaaaatttcacTACAAAGGCTAAACAAGAATGGAAATTTAAGGGCTGGCGCAGGTGGTTTTGGATATTTGAAAGATTGGTTATGGTGGTTGGGGTTATTAACAA TGGGGGTTGGTGAATTGGCAAACTTTGCAGCTTACGCATTTGCTCCGGCATCCTTGGTTACACCACTTGGTGCACTCAGTGTTTTGGTTTCATCTATTTTGGCTGATTGTGTtttgaatgaaaaattgaaaaaaacagCGAAG ATTGGAGGTTTGCTGTGTATTGTAGGTTCCACAATAATGGTATACTTTGCTCCTAAAGAGGAGCAGGCGGAAACACTAGATGAATTCTTTCAAAACGTACAAAACACCGCATTTGTACAGTATGtggtaataattttagtaatttcgaTGGCAATAATATGTTGTGTGGGTCCAAAATATGGTAACCGATACGCCAGTGTTTATATAACTCTTTGTTCTGCAATTGGAAGTTTGTCTGTTGTCGCCAGTAAAGGTTTAGGACTAGCCATTAAATCCCATTTAACTG ATGGATCGTCGGAtagtttaagtttattatcGGTAATACTCCTAGTTGTGATCGTCGTGACGTGCATCCTCATTCAAATGGATTATTTGAACAAAGCCTTGGACATTTTCTCGATAAACGTGGTCACTCCGATTTACTACGTAATGTTCACGACTCTGGTCATTGTCGCGTCCGCGATTTTGTTCAAGGAATGGCGAACAATGACTGAGCTGCACATTTTCGGCGCCCTTTTCGGATTCTTCACAGTTGTTGGGGCTGTGATTTTACTGAATGGCCAAAAGGATTATGAGCCAGTTCCTTTAAATAAAGGATTCAATCATACTTATGGTTCCAGTTATAACGCTTGA